The sequence GGATGTTATGGTAGTCAGCATGTCGACAGTCTAAAGAGAACAGGAAGTGATATGAGTATACTGTAGTAGATGATCAACTACATACCGGTAGCTCCAAACCAAGTCAGAAGACCCAAAATATTTGCAATACATTCATTCAACATTATTATTTTAGTGCTATCTTTTAAAGTCGCAGTACACCGTTTGAGTCACTGCCTCTGATTAGATAGCTCTTTAAATACAGTATCAGAGAATATTCAAACATGATTGGGTTAGAAACTTTATTAAACAAATGAAGGCAAAGCACAGCTTAAACTCAGTCCTAAATATGTATCAAGTGCTACTGTAGGTGCCACACCACATTACAGTTAATATTAGAATACCACAGCCACTCATATACTTCCATAGACCTTTGCAACATAAATAGCAGCTACAACTGTTTAAATAGTCTTAAATAGGCTCGACATGCTTATTCTCTGAAGTCAGTGCCCCACCTAGTGGCACCTCAGGACAGTACCATCAGACAAACAggagtgcagagaggagagggttaaagtGGGTGTTTTTAATAGGCACAGAAGTGCTGCCCTCTGGTGGGCAGGAGGCGACGGTGGAAATTGATGCAGCAGGGTTGTCTAGGCGACCACCCACTGGAGGATGCTGGTGTCCTTCCCGCCGGTGGAGATCAGGTGACTGTCGTCGTGGAGAAAGGCAACGTTGGTCACATGGCTGCTGTGGCCACTGTAGGTATGGCTCGGGGCCTGCATGGCGTGACAAGGAAGGGAGACAAACACAAAGAGAAGGTTAATAACTCACCCACTGAGGGGCAAATCCTAACTTCCACTTACGTTAAAAACATCCCCTGAATGATTAACTTACATATGTTTAGATGCAAACAGGTTAATTTAAATGGATGAGAAAACACTAATATAAAAGCGTATAAGACGCAAATGACGACAAGCGTACCCTTGGCTGGGAGCAGGGGTTGGAGAACAAGTGCACTTTGCCAAAGTCGTCAGCAGAGGCCAGCAGGGAGGAGTCATGTGACCTGCACACGGCGTTGATGTCTGTGCCGTCAGCACCGTCGGGCCAAACACCTAGATTGAACCAGCAATGTAGTGGTAAAGAAACAATAGCTGGGTAAACTGATCGCCGGTCGGGGAATACTTTCAAAGCATTCTTCTGCAAAAGGTGGGTAGACTGTTTACTTGTGTTTACCCTCTACTACTCCACTAGATCGAACCGAACCAGCCCAGCGGCAGGAAACAATATAGACTCCCACTTGATACAACTGCAAAGACTAACAGCTCTATTTTAAAATGATTGACTGCTGTCACATTCACCAATTGCTAGTGACCTGAACCGACTGTTTAAAGAACTCAGTTACAGATGACGCATAGAAGTTTCATTTCTTGGATTTATAAAGCGACAGTCTGGTTTTGCCATCATTACCCCATATCAcaagtgaaacaggaagtggtgACTCACCAAAGACACTGAAGCCTAGTACACAAGTGGAGGTTGCCCACTCCACATTACGAACTAGGTCCATGCTCGTCACATGTTTGCCGCTGGAAGCTTCCCCTTTACCACAAACAGAAGATAAGCTTGAATGTACCACAACACTACAGTTGTACTACAGTTGTAGTTATCCGCTTGGACAAAAAAAACACTCACAGAATAGGATCTCGTAGTCTCCTGAGTTGGTTACAATGTATTGGCTGTCGACGGACCAATCCAGGTGGGTGACAAAACTGGAGTGACCCTATGAGGAAATTAAataaacaaaatcacaaaaatgttAGTGTAAGTTTTTAAAACCGAGGGATTTAATTTCCAATCAATGAGATTGTCTTTATTACTTACAGTGCATTTCCCCACGCGGCTGTACTTCTTGCCATTCTCCGTCACGGCATAGATGTAAACAAAGTTGTCATGGGAACCTACGGCTAGGAAGTTGCCGTCTGAGAGCAGGAGAGTTAGGTTAGTTGTGGATGTAGGAGGTGGTGGATAAGAACACTGTATAATCCTGTACCGTTCAGTTCAGACAGATGGTCAGCCATTTTCTGATATTTCACCTATTGGAGCCATTAACAACATGTATATTTAAGGCGGGAGTTATAATAATGGAAATGACTCTTGCACGGTACCTGGGGAGTACTTGACATTAGAGATTATCTCATTGCCATCAGTGTGCATGTACACCAGGTCTTGTGTGTCAGTGTCCAGCACCAACCACCTACAGACAGGATGAGGAAAGTATAGGAGAGGTTATTTGATGGTGTTATTGCACTGATACTATGTAATCAAATTCCATACCAAAATCCTTCATCCTGTCCAATTGAATTGTGCTGTTAGCATTTCATTGTCCAATAAAGAGATGATTGTCAAGCCAATGCATGAGGATCTGAAATACCTTCCTGTCATGGTCCCCACTGCCAGCACAGCTCCACTGGGATGGAACCCTGCAGAGCGCCCtgggtcctggagggagacatggAGGATCAACAGGGCTGCATGGTACCCATCAAATACAAGTCAGGACAACTACTGTGGACTGATGTAAATTCACTAAGCTAGATGTTTCAGGGGCCTTTGTCATTACAGCAAGGTAACCAAGTGCAGATCTGGACCAACTACAACTCTTCTTGAAACTGGTGTATATTCAAAAGGAGAGTAGCTACAGAGAAGAGTCGGAAGATTGAGCACCTCGGTGGTCTTGCTCCAGAGAGGCTGATGGGAGTTGGTGTCCCATAGGTGGACCTGCTTGTCCTGGCCACAAGTCACAAACTGCTCCATGGAAGGATGGATATCCAGGCCCCACAGCTCATCTGTGTGACCCTGAGAGATTAAGAAAGGAGGCGAGATGGTAGAGAAAGGGCATTGCATGTACAGAAAAAGCAAAATGGAGACAGATGAGGAAGAACGGtaaaagaggaagggagagaagagaaataTGGGGGTTATAAACAGGTAAAAACATACTTCCTACTGATATGTTACATTGGCAATTGACAGGTTGTGTACCTGTACTATAGGGTTGAGTGTTTCAGGGAATGAGCCTGTAAGAATGGTGTTCTTGGTGGTCCCCACTAACAGTTCCCCCTGCTTCCCCTCAGTCACGGCTCTCACTGGCCCAAACGCCTCaggcacctgagagagaggacacacgACAGCAACAAGCATAAAACTATACATCTCATCTGTCATTCTTAAGTAGAATTACGGCTGCCCAAAGGACACCTATACAGTTAAACACTTGGTCTTTGTAACTTATGTGCTAAGGGGGAAAAGTCAAGGGAAGCTATGAGCTCAGCAGTCTTGATTTTGGGTCATAAAGAGCACAGCTTGTCCTTATCTGCATAAGGTTTACTCATCCTTCAGAGTCATCCACACCCTCTTCTCTCACCTCCATCTCACTCTGCTTGTTATAGTCGTGGTCCCAGAGCACCATCCTGCGGTCCTTCCCTCCGCCGGACACCAGTGTACCGTCCTTCAGCACACACAGGGAGAAGATACCACCCTCGTGGGCCTTCGCCACCACCTGGCTGATCCGGTTCCCACCTGTCAATCACAAACCGCTGTCAAATAATATGCTTCAAGGAGGGACGTTTGAGGTGGACTTGTGCGATGTGTACTTTTTTCTTAATAAATTGCTTTCATAGAAGAAATGGATGTGTTACTTGAACAACTGGTTGCAGAGCACTAAGTTACAGTGGCTGAAAAGGCTACGGTCTTCAAACAGACCTTTGGCCCAGACGTAGATGTTTCCACTGGAGTCTCCTGTGATGGCGTCTCCGTTCTCAGCAAAGGCCACACACAGCACGTACTTGGGCTTCTCGTTTTTCTGGGAGTAAAGGTTTAACAGTTCTGTTATAATTAAAAAGTTAACAGGAGGCAGAAGTTAAGTTGTCTTTCGGTCGTCCACACACCTCGAACAGCCCCTGGCGCTTGGTGAGAGTGTTTCCGTCCATGGTCCAGAAGTTCAAGTGGGACTTCCCACAGGTGACGATCAGGTTGGCGTCCATGGGGTGGAAGGCTGCGGCCAGCACTGAGTCATTAGAGCACTGGAGGGGATGACAGGAGAATTAGACCCCTGAAGTGGCAGACAATGGTGACTGattgcaccacagactacaaCACTTCTTCATACCCAGGTCTACACCGCTGACACCTTCACTTTTCTTTATTTATGATCAGCGAGCAATCATGACAAGTCTTTACTGCAGTGATATACCATGCAATACCAAGGAAAGCAGCTCTCCTCATGCATACTGTAGTTAGTCTGAGGCTTCATCACCTTCACATCCGCCAGCTGTTTCTCCTTCTGCCAGTTCCACACAGACAGGATGTGGTCATTGGCATCGTCGACGGCACAGAGATGAGCACCACCATTCTGTTGAAGGACAGGTATTAGTCAGAGGCATACGTATCATGTAATGTAAATAAATGGCTCCATTTGTTTCAGACAATTTATAGATATTTAACATATGGCTAATATCATGGAACATGTTTTCAAAGTACTAATGAATGACTAACAAAGTTAGGTCTGTAAGCAGGTTGGGGAGGGCTTACCGACTTGGAGAAGGCCACACAGGTGACTGCCCGGTCAAACACACCCATCCCAATGACATGCAGGGTATTGAGACTGACCGAATCCCACACGCGCACATGAGGAGgcaacagctgagagagagagagagagagtgggtttgaGAAAGAAATTGGATAGTGCGGTCATGCATTataatgaaatatatataaataatatacaatATAAGATGGCCATAAGAGGATAACAGGTCATTTCTTCAGAAATTGTTGATTTTAAATGTACCTTGCCCTCTAACAGCTGATAATGAaattaatgagagagagaaagagtgggtctgagagagagaaattggAACCACTGCAGCCATACATACTACTGTGAACCACAATACGATTCCCATAAGAGGTCATTCCTTCAGAATTGAAGAAAATTGTTGATTTTAATATGTACCTTGCCATCTTTGGAGGTTCCGGCGACTTGTccagttgctatggtgaccatgtCTGGATGGATGCCTAAGCTGTCGGGAAGACAGCATTCACAGTGATGTGGCGAGTCATAAAGCCAAGCTAACCTTTCCCACTGTCCTCTGGGGAATTGTTTGTTTTTCCCGTCTCTGTATACAACGGGCTGTAATGCCGTCAAAGTCAACTAATTTATTTAGCCCTTTATTAAATGGCTCGTGAAATAAACAAACAGTCAATGATACTTCAAAAAGCAAATAACAGGCCTTACAACAAATATACTGGTATGAAAAGCCCTTGAAGCATTAGTGTTGTGATAAGTAATAATTTCATGAACACATTAGCACATTTTGAAGATAAATTCTACATTATTATAGCCACACGGAAAACAATCCAGAATAGCATTTCATTTGTATTGTAGTCAGGTATATCAAAGAGTTAGCTATAGCCCAACAAGTATGAAAATGAGACTGTGGAAGTAGGACATTAACATATACCAGCCCAACCTTTGTTTGCACAGGAGACACTGAGCCTCGAACAGGACCTCATTTAAATAAAGTTTATTCTGAATCAATGTGTCATTCAAGGAAGTTCTCTTGGCACAGTAAGCCTTGGGAAATGCAAAACGACCATGCCCCGATTTAAATCAAATGATAGCTGATGACTATCAGACAAAACTGTGAATGCACACTAGATGGCAATCACATTTAGCTAAATAAATTCCAGATGACACATCTTGCTTTTTGCGAAGCCTATTACGTGCATTGCTGCACTAAATGCAGTGGGGGCATCACCATCTGGAGTCAAAGCTAAGGctaagaagaaaataaaaaaataaatcctgAAGAAAAGTTGTTTGCTTGCACCAGTCATCTAAAAGGTTATGGTAGTGGGAGCTGCTAAACCAAGCACACCAACTAGCCTTACCATTTGACATCGTCGTTGTGGCCCAGGTAATGTCTCTGCTGCTGTTCCTCCACATTGTAGAGCACCACCACGGAGGCATTGAAGTAGACTATCTCCCCTGTGGGGAGCAGGTAGAGGTTGGAGCGGCAGTCTCTGCCCCTGTACCCATACCTGGACAACCGAGGGTTAAGGACCACAATGGTAATCCTGTCTGAACAACTATACTGTTGAACGGTAGGAGGCTGATGCATCACAGAACTTACGGAAGGGAAGGACAATACAAATCAAAAGAAGTTACTCTCCAGAGGCCATAAACTCACACACAAGTAGTCAACTACAAAAATAGTAATGTGGTATTATATTCTTGTGTGATAACAGTACCGCAACACTGAAATGTTCTTTCTCAAAATGCACATTATAAACTtagtggttcaagccctgaatgctgattggctgtaagccgtggtatatcagacagtatacaacaggtatgacaaaacatgtatttttactgttctattacattagtaaccagtttataatagcaataatgcATCTCGGGGGTTTTGTGGTAAATGGCCAAAATCTGCGTTGCGTGgcgcctaagaacagcccttagccgtggtatattggccatatatcaccctccccccgtgccttattgcttaaatatacttcTATAGCCATTCTCCCCCTCAAGCTTTCCCTGCCTCATCTGGGGTGTAATCCTTACTCCAACCCTAgcaaactgaagaaaaaaaatgttgcaACAAAAACAAGTTTATATTGGAATAGTTCAGGTTGGTTCCACCCTGTTTTGTTTTCCGTTTGGTTCgtagtgaatacacccctgtaTGCCTAGCAGCACCTCTGTTTGTCAGTGACAGAAGGATACACCCACTGCAGTTTGAGCTTGTGCTCAGGCAGCGCCCCCTTGTGGTCCAGTCTGTAGCTGTCCCTCTTCTGGTCAGGCATGTGCATGGTGACTGGCCGACCCCTCAAGAACATCCTCACATAGCCATCCTCtgatacaggagagggggagagaacagggagataAGAACATGCAGGAGAtagaattttatttttatttttttaaatggtgaaACACTTCCTATCTATACCATTCCTTGCTAGCATGAACGGTCAATAGTGAAATGTAAGTCTTTTGAACATAAGCACTCCAACAAATTCTGTTCCCCCACCCATGTAAGAGGCAGGATTTGTGTATTGAATCACTGAAGCATGATGGCAAAAGATATAGCTTCAGTGTATGTCATTTCAAACGGTTCTGAAGCTTTGCACAAAAACATGACATTGAGGCACCACAATAACTCGGGGTACCCCATAATACGGTCTCTCTTGGCTGACAAAACATCATATTAAAAACAAATTGTGGTTATGGTTGGCATTATAGTGCTGCCATAATGTGAGTCAAGTGAGCTCATTATCGGAGCAGTGTGCTATCCTCTCTGGCTCTTAGCAGGCAGCTCTGCGGTCCCTAATCATCTACCCAAGCACTCAGAGAGGACAAGGGAAAATGCAGGTAATTGGCTTTTTAAAAACGAATACAACCCCAACAATAACAGACAGGCTATTGGTTGTTGTTTATTGGACATGTTCATACTTTACTTCAGTGCTCATGTGTCATGGATTTCTGTGTAGTAAACTGGTTAATGTTTGAGGTATAAAATGAGGTATAAAAGGGTGCCACGTATGGTAAAGGAATCACACGCAGGCCTGTTGCCGTGCTAAGACGTACCTGCATTGACGGAGCATTCTTTGCTGAAACGAGAAAAAGAGAAGAGTGATTTTCTGAGATGCAGTTTTTAAACTCATGGTGCTGCTGCAATGGACTAAATTATTCAGTGACCTCATCCTTTATGCCTCCGACTTTTCTATCTACAGTAGAACCCATCTACCTGCGCCACAATGCACAGTGAGCATTATCCAAATAGTCTGCGATATTAAAAGTAGTAGTTCATACTGTAGAGCATATAGACAACAAACATTAAATGCAGTATTCAAACAATGCGGACGGCAAAATACTGTATTCATGATATGGAAAATACAACTGGTGCCGTGCCGTGAAATGGAAAATAAGGCCAGTTACGAGAGAGCGTGATAGAGAATGaaatagagagcaagagagtgacagagacagcacagacagtCAATATCCTGTCGGGTGGCCTCTCCAGCACTCCCCTACATCTGCTGAAAAGCAATGAGTTTCTGTCAAAGCCATTGAAAGGTTGCCTAGCTAGGACAGTTTGAGATTACCATGGCAACAGTCACAAGAGTGATGTAAGTAAGATAAGAGAGAAAAGTCTAGGAGGAACATGAATTGCATGAAATTGCCAATCTGTACATCTTAACCAATCCAAGAGTATAGACCAGTAGGTTATTCAGTTTGGAGGAAGACTGTGGATACAACTACAATACGACTGCAGATTATTTTCTTTGACAGCTTGTTTCATTAAATCATGCTATTCAAACTGAAACCGTATTAGTAGTACATTTGGGCAAATACCAGTTTGGATAATCGCAAGGCATAGCACACACTGAGATCCAATACAGATCAATAGACTGAAAACATGAGGGAAAAGGTGAAAGTAAACAGAGAGGCTTTCATGTTTCTGTCTTTGGCTGAGCATTCAttcactacagtgtattatatCTGGAGCCTGATTGTTTGTGGGACAACCACAGAGACAGTCGGGGAAGGGCTCTCTTTAAAGTAGCCACACAAAGGCCTGTTTGTTTCCCTGCCTGCGGCTTTTCAAAAAGAGGAGAGGCCCTGTTGTGTCCAATGGGTGCCGCTGAAAGATCCAAAACCACTAATTAAAGCAAGGCTTGATGGGAACTGGCAACAGGAAGGCCAGAGAGATAAATAATGGTGTGGCTTGAAAAGCCTCCGACAATGCAGTTTATTCCTTTAACATTCCTCAAAACAAGAAACACTGTACCATTTGGTAGAACGTTACTGTTGAAACCTATGAAGTAAATACTAAAGTACCCATTATAACCTACCATCATTAGGCCTACCTAGTAAATTCCAGGTGCTACCCGAATGCAGAGAacaaaatatgcaaatacatccATAGTCGACTTCAGTACAGATTGCTGCTTCATCTCCTTTAAAAGAGAAAGAAAAGTGGTCCAACAGGACATCATTCACTCTTCCTCAACCAGTATTTGCATGCACTCAGACCCCTTAATCAAATTTGCCATTCAAATACATGCAATCTGTTCCTCTTCCTCAGGCTCAGCTATCCCATCAAGCCAGTCTGCAATCAGAGTGCGTCAGTCGAGATGTTTAATGCATGTTGATGAGCAAGAGTGCCAATCAACAGTCATTCTGCAGAGCAAGAGGAATCAGTAATCCAGATAAACAAGCTACCCATCCACCCACAATCCCAATGAAACATTGCAACAGCAATGGGGGAAGTCAACAACAGATAGAAAAATGCCCATTCTTTTTGGTTTGTTGACTCACACATCCGTAATGCAAACTCGTAAAGGATCTGCCTAAAACTGGTTAGGGTTCCCACACGGCGCTTGTTTACGGAAGACAGAAGcgaccacctgtgctaattagctatctagcacgctccgaacacctgtgtgtaacggAAGGACGCCAGAATAGTGTTTGAACTGAAAAACACAGTGGGTTGCAAATGGTTAatacagtgtacagtaagtgtatatttttgtatttgtgaaattattttgttgTGATGTTAAAGTAGAGGGCtttatgtttctaaaactgtatcGCAAGCGAGAATTACTAACGTTTCTAAACGTTAAAACAGTGCGTCGGGTTTGCCCTTCACATGGTCCCAGATGATGGCCAATACTTACAGCTGAGAACCCTAGGGATAAGACAGAATGCTCCCTTGGGTTACCCAGAGCAAAGCGCCCCCATGCAAACGCTTGAAAACATTCATGTTCTTAAAGAGACAATACAATGGAAAGGTCTTTGTAAAGTACGAAAGTAACGTTACTTGCATTTATTTTGATTTCTTAGTCTTGTTATCTATGGCTTTAGTTTCTGTTGCAAATCACAATTGGTCTTTGCATCATTCTGGCCTCGTTTGTTTGCTGCCCCTCCTCAAACCCCATTGAAAGGTAACGCATCAAAAGGTCCTACATAAGATAAAAACAGTTACTGCTTCCTGTTGGAAAAAACTATCCATCGACCCAAAATGGCTTGTCAAACAAACACCTTCCTAACTGCAAAATGTTTACGTATTACTTTACCTGGGTGATCTCTTCATGGTAACTTTTCCGTTAGGTAACAGCACAGTGTTGGCAACGCGGTTCACACAACACAACCCTGTCGACAACTAACAGGCTTCTTTGTTGATTCAGTTAACTTTAGCTGTGTCCGGAGTCTGTGCACTTTTTCCACCAATGGGGAGACACTTCCTGACTCTGCTGGACCTCCCTTCTGCCCTGTAACCACACCTCCGTTACCTAAGCCCCTGAAATTTGACACCGTCAGCAGAGTGAGCTCAGTGAGGGAAGAGGGAGTGGACGGACTGACTGTATCCATCTGTCTTTCAAATTCCGGTTAATAGCACCTCCATAAAACCAATCAGATCTTGTTATCTGCTATTCAAACAATGAGCAGGTGTGGGGCGTTTCTGTTTGGTACAAGCAACCATCCATGCATTTGACTGTGAATACACTGTTCCATCTTCCTTTATTAATCAACTGATGCTGTTAaatacagtagcctacattgcACTGGACTAAAATTATGGAAGTACATGTTAAAAACACATCAGTAGATCTGAATTTCTATATGTATGtagtctagaggtcgaccgattaatcagaatggccgattaattagggccgatttcaagttttcataacaatcggtaatcggtatttttggccactgaTTTTTAAATTTcttttatataaatattttttaactaggcaagtcagttaagaacacattcttattttcaatgacgacctaggaacggtgggttaactgccttgttcaggggcagaacgacagatttttaccttgtcagcttggggatgcaaccttacggttaactagtccaacgctctaaccacctgctttacattgcactccacgaggagcctgcctgttacgcgaatgcagtaagaagccaaggtaagttgctagctagcattaaacttatcttataaaaacaatcaatcaatcataatcactagttaactacacatggttgatgatattactagtttatctagcctgtcctgcgttgcatataatcgatgcgcaTTCGTGAAAAAGGTCTGTCGTTGCTtcaacttgtacctaaccataaacatcaatgtctttcttaaaatcaatacacaagtatatatttttaaacctgcatctttagttaatattgcctgctaacatgaatttcttttaactagggaaaatgtgtcacttctcttgcaaacagagtcagggtatatgcagcagtttgggccgcctggctcgttgcgaactgtgaagactattgcttcctaacaaagacagccgacttcgccaaacgggggatgatttaacaaaagtgcatttgcgaaa comes from Salmo salar chromosome ssa20, Ssal_v3.1, whole genome shotgun sequence and encodes:
- the LOC100380674 gene encoding echinoderm microtubule-associated protein-like 2 isoform X1; protein product: MSERIASSCGNLYDTTSLLLQYCNDDNVSAGSTMEVDDRLSHLEQRVQLQEDEIQLLKAALADALRRLGSCEELTQPGAGAGGRRPTLAAPTKVRQLLQALPSKPLTLSNGYVQQKHMGGYPSSPSSPKKELLLSIKRKSMSTERLSTARREMVSDSRSRTTSSSSSTCGRSSKECSVNAEDGYVRMFLRGRPVTMHMPDQKRDSYRLDHKGALPEHKLKLQWVYGYRGRDCRSNLYLLPTGEIVYFNASVVVLYNVEEQQQRHYLGHNDDVKCLGIHPDMVTIATGQVAGTSKDGKLLEGKLLPPHVRVWDSVSLNTLHVIGMGVFDRAVTCVAFSKSNGGAHLCAVDDANDHILSVWNWQKEKQLADVKCSNDSVLAAAFHPMDANLIVTCGKSHLNFWTMDGNTLTKRQGLFEKNEKPKYVLCVAFAENGDAITGDSSGNIYVWAKGGNRISQVVAKAHEGGIFSLCVLKDGTLVSGGGKDRRMVLWDHDYNKQSEMEVPEAFGPVRAVTEGKQGELLVGTTKNTILTGSFPETLNPIVQGHTDELWGLDIHPSMEQFVTCGQDKQVHLWDTNSHQPLWSKTTEDPGRSAGFHPSGAVLAVGTMTGRWLVLDTDTQDLVYMHTDGNEIISNVKYSPDGNFLAVGSHDNFVYIYAVTENGKKYSRVGKCTGHSSFVTHLDWSVDSQYIVTNSGDYEILFWEASSGKHVTSMDLVRNVEWATSTCVLGFSVFGVWPDGADGTDINAVCRSHDSSLLASADDFGKVHLFSNPCSQPRAPSHTYSGHSSHVTNVAFLHDDSHLISTGGKDTSILQWVVA
- the LOC100380674 gene encoding echinoderm microtubule-associated protein-like 2 isoform X3, which encodes MTDDNVSAGSTMEVDDRLSHLEQRVQLQEDEIQLLKAALADALRRLGSCEELTQPGAGAGGRRPTLAAPTKVRQLLQALPSKPLTLSNGYVQQKHMGGYPSSPSSPKKELLLSIKRKSMSTERLSTARREMVSDSRSRTTSSSSSTCGRSSKECSVNAEDGYVRMFLRGRPVTMHMPDQKRDSYRLDHKGALPEHKLKLQWVYGYRGRDCRSNLYLLPTGEIVYFNASVVVLYNVEEQQQRHYLGHNDDVKCLGIHPDMVTIATGQVAGTSKDGKLLEGKLLPPHVRVWDSVSLNTLHVIGMGVFDRAVTCVAFSKSNGGAHLCAVDDANDHILSVWNWQKEKQLADVKCSNDSVLAAAFHPMDANLIVTCGKSHLNFWTMDGNTLTKRQGLFEKNEKPKYVLCVAFAENGDAITGDSSGNIYVWAKGGNRISQVVAKAHEGGIFSLCVLKDGTLVSGGGKDRRMVLWDHDYNKQSEMEVPEAFGPVRAVTEGKQGELLVGTTKNTILTGSFPETLNPIVQGHTDELWGLDIHPSMEQFVTCGQDKQVHLWDTNSHQPLWSKTTEDPGRSAGFHPSGAVLAVGTMTGRWLVLDTDTQDLVYMHTDGNEIISNVKYSPDGNFLAVGSHDNFVYIYAVTENGKKYSRVGKCTGHSSFVTHLDWSVDSQYIVTNSGDYEILFWEASSGKHVTSMDLVRNVEWATSTCVLGFSVFGVWPDGADGTDINAVCRSHDSSLLASADDFGKVHLFSNPCSQPRAPSHTYSGHSSHVTNVAFLHDDSHLISTGGKDTSILQWVVA
- the LOC100380674 gene encoding echinoderm microtubule-associated protein-like 1 isoform X5; translated protein: MKRSPSKECSVNAEDGYVRMFLRGRPVTMHMPDQKRDSYRLDHKGALPEHKLKLQWVYGYRGRDCRSNLYLLPTGEIVYFNASVVVLYNVEEQQQRHYLGHNDDVKCLGIHPDMVTIATGQVAGTSKDGKLLPPHVRVWDSVSLNTLHVIGMGVFDRAVTCVAFSKSNGGAHLCAVDDANDHILSVWNWQKEKQLADVKCSNDSVLAAAFHPMDANLIVTCGKSHLNFWTMDGNTLTKRQGLFEKNEKPKYVLCVAFAENGDAITGDSSGNIYVWAKGGNRISQVVAKAHEGGIFSLCVLKDGTLVSGGGKDRRMVLWDHDYNKQSEMEVPEAFGPVRAVTEGKQGELLVGTTKNTILTGSFPETLNPIVQGHTDELWGLDIHPSMEQFVTCGQDKQVHLWDTNSHQPLWSKTTEDPGRSAGFHPSGAVLAVGTMTGRWLVLDTDTQDLVYMHTDGNEIISNVKYSPDGNFLAVGSHDNFVYIYAVTENGKKYSRVGKCTGHSSFVTHLDWSVDSQYIVTNSGDYEILFWEASSGKHVTSMDLVRNVEWATSTCVLGFSVFGVWPDGADGTDINAVCRSHDSSLLASADDFGKVHLFSNPCSQPRAPSHTYSGHSSHVTNVAFLHDDSHLISTGGKDTSILQWVVA
- the LOC100380674 gene encoding echinoderm microtubule-associated protein-like 2 isoform X4, encoding MKRSPSKECSVNAEDGYVRMFLRGRPVTMHMPDQKRDSYRLDHKGALPEHKLKLQWVYGYRGRDCRSNLYLLPTGEIVYFNASVVVLYNVEEQQQRHYLGHNDDVKCLGIHPDMVTIATGQVAGTSKDGKLLEGKLLPPHVRVWDSVSLNTLHVIGMGVFDRAVTCVAFSKSNGGAHLCAVDDANDHILSVWNWQKEKQLADVKCSNDSVLAAAFHPMDANLIVTCGKSHLNFWTMDGNTLTKRQGLFEKNEKPKYVLCVAFAENGDAITGDSSGNIYVWAKGGNRISQVVAKAHEGGIFSLCVLKDGTLVSGGGKDRRMVLWDHDYNKQSEMEVPEAFGPVRAVTEGKQGELLVGTTKNTILTGSFPETLNPIVQGHTDELWGLDIHPSMEQFVTCGQDKQVHLWDTNSHQPLWSKTTEDPGRSAGFHPSGAVLAVGTMTGRWLVLDTDTQDLVYMHTDGNEIISNVKYSPDGNFLAVGSHDNFVYIYAVTENGKKYSRVGKCTGHSSFVTHLDWSVDSQYIVTNSGDYEILFWEASSGKHVTSMDLVRNVEWATSTCVLGFSVFGVWPDGADGTDINAVCRSHDSSLLASADDFGKVHLFSNPCSQPRAPSHTYSGHSSHVTNVAFLHDDSHLISTGGKDTSILQWVVA
- the LOC100380674 gene encoding echinoderm microtubule-associated protein-like 2 isoform X2 — its product is MSERIASSCGNLYDTTSLLLQYCNDDNVSAGSTMEVDDRLSHLEQRVQLQEDEIQLLKAALADALRRLGSCEELTQPGAGAGGRRPTLAAPTKVRQLLQALPSKPLTLSNGYVQQKHMGGYPSSPSSPKKELLLSIKRKSMSTERLSTARREMVSDSRSRTTSSSSSTCGRSSKECSVNAEDGYVRMFLRGRPVTMHMPDQKRDSYRLDHKGALPEHKLKLQWVYGYRGRDCRSNLYLLPTGEIVYFNASVVVLYNVEEQQQRHYLGHNDDVKCLGIHPDMVTIATGQVAGTSKDGKLLPPHVRVWDSVSLNTLHVIGMGVFDRAVTCVAFSKSNGGAHLCAVDDANDHILSVWNWQKEKQLADVKCSNDSVLAAAFHPMDANLIVTCGKSHLNFWTMDGNTLTKRQGLFEKNEKPKYVLCVAFAENGDAITGDSSGNIYVWAKGGNRISQVVAKAHEGGIFSLCVLKDGTLVSGGGKDRRMVLWDHDYNKQSEMEVPEAFGPVRAVTEGKQGELLVGTTKNTILTGSFPETLNPIVQGHTDELWGLDIHPSMEQFVTCGQDKQVHLWDTNSHQPLWSKTTEDPGRSAGFHPSGAVLAVGTMTGRWLVLDTDTQDLVYMHTDGNEIISNVKYSPDGNFLAVGSHDNFVYIYAVTENGKKYSRVGKCTGHSSFVTHLDWSVDSQYIVTNSGDYEILFWEASSGKHVTSMDLVRNVEWATSTCVLGFSVFGVWPDGADGTDINAVCRSHDSSLLASADDFGKVHLFSNPCSQPRAPSHTYSGHSSHVTNVAFLHDDSHLISTGGKDTSILQWVVA